Within Deltaproteobacteria bacterium, the genomic segment GATCATAGGCGCCGACTGCTTGGACAGCCAATGTTCTGCTTGGGGTGGAGACGTCGACGAGCAGGCGAAACATTCCGGCGTCGCTCCGGAAGTAGGATTAGTAAGCATTAACAGGGGAAATGGCGAAGAAAGTTTCGCGGCTGCCGTGGAAAAGATGATAAAGCTAAAGTTGGATATAGCTAATATCTCCGCAGGTTACACAGGAGGGACGTATGCTCCTTGCCCTGACGCGTTTCATGCTACTGGGCGAGATCCAGTATCGCTGGCTGCAAATAACGCATATAGAGATGGCATCTTCTTTGTAGCGTCAGCGGGAAACCACAATCCAGACGGCGATACAACAACTAGTTCCGAAGATTGCATTAATGGACCACCTATCTACTCATGGGCTTGCAGTGTGCGAGCTCCGGCCACAGCGGCAGGTGTTTTGGCCGTTGGTGCGTTTGATTCATTTTTGGAATTTCCTTGGTGGCAGTTCGATACTTCTGGATTCGCAAAATCGTATAGTTCTCGAGGTCCGACTTATGATCGACGTGTTAAGCCAGATATCATGGCCCCCACAGATATAGCCTGTCTGCCAAGGTTCGACGATCCTCACCGGTTTTATGATTGCGAATCGCCGTTCGACGATACCGAGCTCGGGGGAACGAGTGCTGCCGCTCCGGTTGTCGCGGGAGCGGCAGCGGATTTGAAAGACTGGATGATTTATAACTGGGACGCGGCCACCGCAAATGACCCCGGGCGTATTTTCGCTAATATTATCAATTTTGGCGACCGGATCGATACCGGTGGACCCATGCAGTTCAGCAACACATATGGCGCAGGTCGCATTCGTTTGCGTCTTCCCACAATTTCGGGTCTTGACACACCATGGTCGTATCGAACCTATCGCTTGAGTTTTGTCGGTGCCGGGCAATCCTACACGCTACCCTTGGGACCTAACGCCACGACAAGCCCGATCCCCGCTAAGGCAAAACTGATCAAGGTAGCCGCATGGTGGTTCGAGCCGGAATTGGAGGCCACACCACTATCCAGCGCGCAACCGTCTCGTTTCGAGATGTGTCTTCGAAATACTGATACGATGGAAACTCATTGTGCACAATCGTACGTACCGTTGGGAGGATCGACGCTGTTGCAGGATCAAAAAATGCATTTGATTCTCGATTCGGTTGGAAACAGTTTTCCAGCGTTCGATTCTGGGCATCCATGGAGTCTTATTTTGACCAATACTTATATGAAGTCCAGTTTTGATATTCGACAAGTGTTTCTCACGTATTTCTGGGAGGATTCCGATCGCGATGATCTTGATTGCGCACCATGCCACGATATCCGAGGTCCTGCCAGGTGTCAATGTGATTTTCAAAACAATCGGTATCTATTTTTCAAGTGAGGTGTGCAATGAATGCAAAACCATTGCAGTCGGCGACGACAATATGTATTATTATAATTATGGCACTTGCATGTGAAGTCCAGAATCGCGGGTCGCGGGATGCCGAAACGGATGCCGAACGAGATGTGGACATAGAGGTTCGACATTTTCAGAGTGACGATGAATCGTGTGAGGCGCTCGGTTATCCGAATTTCCGAAATCAAGCAACTACTGTGAACGTATGCTTGGAGTCTCTCGACGACTCCGATAATCGTGCGTGCTTCGACGGACACAACACCGGATCAATTCTTTCATGTCGAACGAACGACCCGGCGCAAGAACGATACTCGATGAGTATTTTCAAGAGCCAAAGTGATATCGATGAATGTGATTACGCCGGACAGAGTTATTCTGTGTTTGTAGATGCGAACTTCAATTCGGAGGACGTCGTTTCGCTCGTCGAACTCTGCCACTCCTGCCGCCTCGACATCTGTCAAGTGGAATTCACGGAGTCTCGCATTGAATTCGCGGCGGTCGCCTTGGACTGCCCCGTGCTGCAGGACCCTGGGACGGACGACAAGTCGCGGCCCGCAGCGAAGGCGTTTCCGGAAGGGAACCCGAGTAATCACGTTCATGCGGTTCGAATTCCGAAGTCCGACCTGCCGATCCACGTGACGATCTACACCCAGGAACCGGAGACGGAGGAGGCGTGCTGGTACCCGGACGTACCGCCGCTGCCGGCATCATGACGCGCCGCCGAGTCGTTTGGTCGCTCGCCGCGATGCTGATGCTCGCAGCCTTCATCGCGGGTGCGTTGGCGATGGCGATGGGGACCGGCCGATCGGCGACACCGACGGCGGATAGCGGCGTCGAGAGCGCGATCGTGGCGCGCGTGAACGGTGTGCCGATCACGATTGCCGAACTGGAGCGCGCGATGGCCGCACTTCGGGAATCGTCGCGTGGGAATAATTTCGCCGCGTGGCGCGCCCGTGTGCTGGATTCCCTCATCAACGCTGAACTGTTTCGGCAGGCTGCGCGAGCCCGCGATGGCGACGATACCGCGCCGCCGGAAGCCGTGCGCGACGCGATCGAAGACGCCCGGGCCGAGAGCTTCGCTCAACCCTCGAACGCAAAGGAAGCGGGCGTCGATTTGTCAGCCGGCCATTTCGTCGATCGGGACGAATACAAGCGCGACCTGAGTGTCACGCGCGAAACGGCCCGCCGGTATCGCGAGCGTGTCGAGGCGCTGCGCCGGAGTGCAAACCTCGAGGTCGATGAGACCGCTCTGGCAGCGGCGGGTATCCGTCCGAGATGATCGTCCGCGCGCTTGCGTTTTCGGGGGTGCGTGCGTAAAACCTCGGCCGAGGGGGTCGGGCCTGACCATGAAGCGCGTTTGCACGGCGTGTCACGCCGTTTCCGACATCGATGGCGACACGTGTCCGCGCTGCGGCGGAAACGCCGTCACGCTCGACGCGTGGCGCAACTTGCGCGCGCAGATTCCGCCGGCGGGCGCACCCTCTCCCGCGTCGCCTAATCCGACCGAAGCCACGACCGTTCGGCTTTCGATGTCGAAGCCGTCGGGGCGCGGCGAGGCCGAGCGCGGCGACGGCACGGCATTCGTGCTTGGAATGTTCCTGTCCTTCCTGTGTTTCGCCATCGCGTTCATCACGGTCTACGTCGTCATCGACTGGATCGGGTGAACGCCAGACGGCAGTTTCAGACACCTTCCCGGCATTCCTTTCCTCTGAGAACCTTCGCGCACTCCAAAATAATCTCAATAAATCCAGCAGCTTAGGTTCGCATTCCACTCGGCATCCGAATTGCTTTGTTCCGGGCCGGAGGTGAGTTCATGGGGATCGAGAGTTTTCTGTTCGACAGTCCCGTCTACCGCGCGCTGGAGCGGAATCTGGAGTTCCAGACCAAGCGCATGGAAGCGGCCAGTTCGAACATCGCGAATATGGATACACCGGACTACCGAGCTGTCGAGGTCTCCTTCGAGCAGCGACTCTCGACGGAAATTCGCCGAGTGAACCCCGAGATCCCCGTCTCCACGAAT encodes:
- the flgB gene encoding flagellar basal body rod protein FlgB is translated as MGIESFLFDSPVYRALERNLEFQTKRMEAASSNIANMDTPDYRAVEVSFEQRLSTEIRRVNPEIPVSTNPRHFGLSLMADRPVAITESSDRSMRVDGNTVDMDQELMSLATAQLEYSASVTGLSRKYSLLATAIQSRF
- a CDS encoding S8 family serine peptidase, whose amino-acid sequence is MPEFLAELEKMPLDEPVRVMIRLKYQPELSLPRPDLTYDEDYPEFALEMELRRAEAIDDRIAEMDSLQQDLVEELLASGAEDIVQLWIINAVAATACVETILSVKERHDIEAISEYSEAVNDSTVVKPTWVRTNTHGEMFRDYDFDGSRYSSRGFSRITVGVLESAFFETDHDAFMDNQSASRIFGKVNCNCIVPVEGTFCQDWVLEPDDGCILNGPYCFDDHRDYCFLESPPVPENSSDYVRYVKDNFHATSVMGIIGADCLDSQCSAWGGDVDEQAKHSGVAPEVGLVSINRGNGEESFAAAVEKMIKLKLDIANISAGYTGGTYAPCPDAFHATGRDPVSLAANNAYRDGIFFVASAGNHNPDGDTTTSSEDCINGPPIYSWACSVRAPATAAGVLAVGAFDSFLEFPWWQFDTSGFAKSYSSRGPTYDRRVKPDIMAPTDIACLPRFDDPHRFYDCESPFDDTELGGTSAAAPVVAGAAADLKDWMIYNWDAATANDPGRIFANIINFGDRIDTGGPMQFSNTYGAGRIRLRLPTISGLDTPWSYRTYRLSFVGAGQSYTLPLGPNATTSPIPAKAKLIKVAAWWFEPELEATPLSSAQPSRFEMCLRNTDTMETHCAQSYVPLGGSTLLQDQKMHLILDSVGNSFPAFDSGHPWSLILTNTYMKSSFDIRQVFLTYFWEDSDRDDLDCAPCHDIRGPARCQCDFQNNRYLFFK
- a CDS encoding SurA N-terminal domain-containing protein; its protein translation is MLVPGRTAAAGIMTRRRVVWSLAAMLMLAAFIAGALAMAMGTGRSATPTADSGVESAIVARVNGVPITIAELERAMAALRESSRGNNFAAWRARVLDSLINAELFRQAARARDGDDTAPPEAVRDAIEDARAESFAQPSNAKEAGVDLSAGHFVDRDEYKRDLSVTRETARRYRERVEALRRSANLEVDETALAAAGIRPR